Genomic window (Jatrophihabitans sp.):
CTCAGGGCCCCCGCGCGAACGCTGGAGGCCCTGAAATACCTGCTCCCCCGACTGGACTCGAACCAGTAACCCTTCGATTAACAGTCGAATGCTCTGCCAATTGAGCTACGGGGGATTGGCAAGCCGTCCGGCCGTCTGGCAGCGTGAGCTGACAGGCGAACAGGCAGCGGGTAGAAGAATAACCCATCGGCCCCGGCCGTCGGCGCGCCCCCCGAGGCAGGCACACTGGAAGCCGGAGACCACCACAGGCGAAAGGCGCATGAGGATGAAGTTCCTGCTCGGCATGGCTGTCGGCTACGTGCTCGGCTCACGAGCCGGACGTGAGCGCTATGAAGACATCGTGGCAGTCGCGCGCCGGGTCGCCGGCAGCCAGACCGTCCAAGCGACTGCGGGCGTCTTGCAGGCGCAGGCCGCCGGGGCTGCCGAGCGGGCCAAGAGCCGGATCGGCGGCCGGGTGCTGACCAGTCAGCGCTCCAGCGTCGGCAGCGGCGTCAACGGCCACCGGCGCTGAGCCACATCGGCCGACGCTAAGTCAGCCGGCACGGCTCGCTAGCCCCGGCCGACTCGCGCGGCCGACCGCTCGCTAAGCCGGCCGGCTCGCCCGCTCGGCGGGGAATCAGATGCCGGCGATGATCTGCGCACGCCGCGCTTGGTACTCCTCCGCCGTGATGAGCCCGCGGTCGCGCAGGTCAGTCAGCTCGGCCAGCCTGTCCGACGTCGACGCCAATCCCGGGCCGGTGGGCAGGGCCGTTGACCCGCCCCTGAGATAACGGACCGCGAGTTGAGCACCGGCCGTGGTCGGATCGATGCCGGCCTGGCGCAGCACCCGCCGGTTGCGGGCGATGATGACCGCGGTCAAAACCCAGCCACCGAGGGCGAGAACGAACACCGCTCCGACAAACCACGGAATAGCGGTGCTCATGAAGACGAAGCCGTCCGAGGGGTCCGAAGGATCCATCAGACGAGTGTGCCTCACTGCGGTGATGAAATCCGATCAAAGTTGACAGACGCGCTCAAGCGGGGAACAGCTGCTCCGGCGTCAGCTGAGTGACTCGCTCCAGGTAGCCGGCCAGGGCGGCTCGGGCGGCCGGCGAGTCCGGCGTGCCGGAATCCAGCCGGGCGGTCCAGAGCAGGCCGTCCTTTCCGGTCCTGCGCCGGGCCACCACCCGTGCGGTGCCACCGGGCACCCGGACCTGCTCCCAGCGGGCGATGCTGGCCTCCACCCGGGTCTTGACCACCGTCGGCAGGTTGCGCGGCTCGGCCAGCCGCAGGGTCAGCGCCGGCAGGTCGGTGACCACTCCGGTGTCATCGAGCGCTCCCTCGATGACCTGCAGGCCGTCCTCGCCCCAGGTCGCCTTGACCACGTGCTCCCAGCCGATCCGGCGCCAACCGGGCGCGGAGTCCCCAGCCCCGCCCGAGGAGGCAGCGGGCTCACCTGAGACAGCGGGCTCACCTGAGGCAGCGGGCTCGCCTGGCACGGCCGGCAGCCACAGCCCGAACTGGGTGGCCGCCACGGCGGCGGGACCGTCCTCGGCGATCGCCAGCACCCGCTCGTCCGCAGCGAGCAGGCCGCGCAACCCGGCCGGCGGCCGCGGCCGCCGCGCGAACAGCGCCATCAGGACTCGCCCCCGATCGCCCTGGAGCGCAACGCCCGCCGGCGCTGCTCCAACTGCATGAGTTGCCCGAACAACCTGCCCTGCTCCTCCGCGTCGCCGGCAGCGTCGAGCCGCTGCACCTTCGACTTCAACTGTGCCACTTCTCGGGCGACCACCTGCTCGGCCAGGTTGACCACCATGGCCTCGGCGTAGCGGGGCTGGGCGTCGGTTCCCGAGCGCAGCGGCTCGACCGCGAGCGCGTTGACCGCGGCACGCGCCTCGGAGCCCGGCGGCAGGTGCTCAGACACCCGTTCCACCCAGGCAGGCCCGGTCTTGCCGGCCGCCGCCCCACCGGCGGCGGCGATGGCGGCCTGCAGCTGCTGGTGCACGGCGGTCAGGAACGCCAGCGGCCCCAGCTGGTCGAACTGCTCGGCCACCACCTCGGGCAGCTGCAACGCCGCCTTGATCACCTCGCGTTCGGCCTGGCCCACCTTCGGCGGCACTCCGGGCACCGACCCGGGCTGGCTGGACGGGCCGGCAGGTTGGGTTCGCTGCTGGCCTTCGGCCGACCGGGCCATGCCGCGCACCCGGCTGAGGATCTCGTCCGGGTTGGCCACCCCGCTCAGCCTGGCGAGCTCGCGGGCGTACTCGAAACGGTGCGAGGGGTCCTTGATCTGGGCCACCAGCGGCACCGTCAGGTTCAGCGCCGCCACCCGGCCCTCGACGGTGTCGACGTCGAAGCGCTTGATGATGGTGCCGAGCATGAACCGCAGCATCGGCACGTTGGCCTCGATCAGCGCCCGCACCGCCTGGTCACCGCCGGACTGCCGCAGGTCGCACGGGTCCTTGCCTGCCGGGTCGATCGCGACGAAGGTCTGGGCGAGGAACTTCTGCTCGTCCTTGAAGGCCCGCTCGGCCGCCTTCATGCCGGCGGCGTCGCCGTCGAAGGTGAAGATCACCTTGGTGGTGGCCTGTGCCTCCTCGGCGCTGTTGGTCGACCACAGCCGTCTGATCACGTTGACGTGCTCGCCGCCGAAGGCCGTGCCGCAGGTGGCCACCGCGGTCGTGACGCCGGCCAGGTGGCAGGCCATCACGTCGGTGTAGCCCTCGACGATCACCGCCTGGCGCTGCTTGGCGATCTCGCGCTTGGCCACGTCCATGCCGTAGAGAAGCTGGCTCTTCTTGTAGATCGGGGTCTCGGGGGTGTTGAGGTACTTGGCGTCGATCTTGTCGTCGTCGTGGATCCGGCGGGCGCCGAAGCCGACCACCTCGCCCCCGAGGTCCTTGATCGGCCACAGCAGTCGCCGGTGGAACCGGTCGATCAGCGAGCCCCGGCCGGATTCCCGCGACAGCCCCGCCAGGTTCAGCTCAGCCGAGCTGAAGCCGCGGCCGAGCAGGTGCTTGGTGAGCGAGTCCCAGCCCGCCGGGGCGTAGCCGCAGCCGAACTGGGCGCTGGCCGCCGCGTCGAAGCCACGACCGGTCAGAAAGTCCCGGGCGGCCTGGGCCTCGGCGGTGGCCAGCTGCTCTTGGTAGAAGGCCGCCGCCAGAGTGTGCGCCTCGACCAGCCTGGCCCGCTGCCCGGACGGGCGATTCGAGCTCGGGGCGCCGTCGGCGTAGCGCAGCTGGACGCCGGCCTTGGCGGCCAGGCTCTCCACCGCCTCGCTGAAGGACAGGTGCTCGATCCGCTCGACGAACCGGATCACGTCGCCGCCGGCTGCGCACCCGAAGCAGTGGAACAGCCCGCGGGAGGGCGAGACCGACAGCGACGGTGACTTCTCGTCGTGAAAGGGGCAGATCCCCTTGAGGTTGCCGCCACCGGCGTTGCGCAGCTCGACGTGCTCGCCGATCACCGCGGCGATGTCGGAGCGGTCCCGGACGGCGGCGATGTCCTCGTCGCGAATCCGGCCTGCCATGCCCGCGAGTCTATGTGTAAGTTTGACCTCTGCCAGCGTGGGTGAGTGCGCCCCCTTCCCCGGCGAGACTCAGCCGCCGGCCGTCAGCCGCCGGTGCCAGGCCAGCGCCGACGAGTCGGTCAGCTGGGCGACCTGGTCGATCACCACTCGCAGCCGCTCGGACTCCCCCTCGGCGTGGCGCCAGCTCTCCCGCAGCGTCTGCGACAGCGCCGCCTCGCCGCGCTTGAGCAGCGCCTCGACCAGCTCGGTCAGCACCCGCCGCTGGTCAGACTGCGACTGCTCGATGCCCTCGCGGCGCATCACGTAGCGAAACGCCAGCGCCTTGAGCAGCGCGCACTCGGCCCGCACCCGGCTCGGCACGATCAGCTCCGCCCGGTAGCGGCCCAGCGGGCCGTCGGGGAACCGTTCCCGGGTCGCCCGGACGGCGGCCGTGACGAACCGGCCGGTCAGCTCGCTGGTGGCGCGCTTGGCCATCGCCTGGGCTGCGTAGGAGCCGTCATAGCCGGCCAGGTCGGCCAGCGCCGGCAGCGCCAGCAGCTCATCGAGCAGCGGTTGCAGCTGCGAGCTGGTCAGCGGCGAGTAGAACCGGCCGGCCTGCTCGCACAGGGCCTGCCGCTCGGCGTCCGAGGCCAGCGCCGGCAGCCGGATGTGGCCGGAGTGCACCCCGTCCTCGACGTCGTGCACCGAGTACGCGACGTCGTCGGCCCAGTCCATCACCTGTGCTTCCAGGCACCGCTCACCGTCGGGACGGCCGGCGCGCAGCCAGTCATAGGCCGCCCGGTCACTGGCGTAGAAACCGAACTTGGCCCTGCCGGCGCCTGCGGGCCAGGGGTACTTGCACACCGCGTCCAGCGTCGCCCGGGTCAGGTTCAGCCCGGCTGAGCTGCCGTCGGAGGTGACCGCCTTGGCCTCCAGCCTGGTCAGGATGCGCAGGGTCTGGGCGTTGCCCTCAAACCCGCCGCAGCCGCCGTCGGTCGCCACCTGGTTCAACGCGTCCTCGCCGTTGTGGCCGAACGGAGGATGGCCCAGGTCGTGCGCCAGGCCGGCGGCGTCGGTGAGGTCGGGGTCGCAACCCAGCGCGGCGCCCATCTCGCGGCTGATCTGGGCGACCTCCAGCGAGT
Coding sequences:
- a CDS encoding SHOCT domain-containing protein, translated to MDPSDPSDGFVFMSTAIPWFVGAVFVLALGGWVLTAVIIARNRRVLRQAGIDPTTAGAQLAVRYLRGGSTALPTGPGLASTSDRLAELTDLRDRGLITAEEYQARRAQIIAGI
- the dnaG gene encoding DNA primase → MAGRIRDEDIAAVRDRSDIAAVIGEHVELRNAGGGNLKGICPFHDEKSPSLSVSPSRGLFHCFGCAAGGDVIRFVERIEHLSFSEAVESLAAKAGVQLRYADGAPSSNRPSGQRARLVEAHTLAAAFYQEQLATAEAQAARDFLTGRGFDAAASAQFGCGYAPAGWDSLTKHLLGRGFSSAELNLAGLSRESGRGSLIDRFHRRLLWPIKDLGGEVVGFGARRIHDDDKIDAKYLNTPETPIYKKSQLLYGMDVAKREIAKQRQAVIVEGYTDVMACHLAGVTTAVATCGTAFGGEHVNVIRRLWSTNSAEEAQATTKVIFTFDGDAAGMKAAERAFKDEQKFLAQTFVAIDPAGKDPCDLRQSGGDQAVRALIEANVPMLRFMLGTIIKRFDVDTVEGRVAALNLTVPLVAQIKDPSHRFEYARELARLSGVANPDEILSRVRGMARSAEGQQRTQPAGPSSQPGSVPGVPPKVGQAEREVIKAALQLPEVVAEQFDQLGPLAFLTAVHQQLQAAIAAAGGAAAGKTGPAWVERVSEHLPPGSEARAAVNALAVEPLRSGTDAQPRYAEAMVVNLAEQVVAREVAQLKSKVQRLDAAGDAEEQGRLFGQLMQLEQRRRALRSRAIGGES
- a CDS encoding deoxyguanosinetriphosphate triphosphohydrolase, translating into MVAEPAAVRRLDRGARLSAGSRDQRCYSYGSDDQARWLPESGKRAQAPGDPQLGRGAFQRDRARVLHSYSFRRLADKTQVVSPGQDDFPRTRLTHSLEVAQISREMGAALGCDPDLTDAAGLAHDLGHPPFGHNGEDALNQVATDGGCGGFEGNAQTLRILTRLEAKAVTSDGSSAGLNLTRATLDAVCKYPWPAGAGRAKFGFYASDRAAYDWLRAGRPDGERCLEAQVMDWADDVAYSVHDVEDGVHSGHIRLPALASDAERQALCEQAGRFYSPLTSSQLQPLLDELLALPALADLAGYDGSYAAQAMAKRATSELTGRFVTAAVRATRERFPDGPLGRYRAELIVPSRVRAECALLKALAFRYVMRREGIEQSQSDQRRVLTELVEALLKRGEAALSQTLRESWRHAEGESERLRVVIDQVAQLTDSSALAWHRRLTAGG